One stretch of Alcaligenes aquatilis DNA includes these proteins:
- a CDS encoding ribose-phosphate pyrophosphokinase, which translates to MAQDRFMIFTGTANPRLAVDVVNHLDMSLGKMTVGRFSDGEAMVEINENVRGRDVFVLQPTCAPTNDNLMEIMVMVDALRRASAGRITAAIPYFGYARQDRRPRSARVSISAKVVANMLQVVGVDRVMMMDLHADQIQGFFDIPVDNIYASPILLGDIWRCNYQDMVVVSPDIGGVVRARALAKQLEVDLAIIDKRRPRANVSEVMNIIGDVNGRTCILMDDMVDTAGTLCKAAEALKERGAKAVYAYCTHPVLSGEAIERITHSQLNELVVTDTIPLSAKARECSKIRQLSCAALLGETILRISNAESVSSLFSD; encoded by the coding sequence ATGGCACAAGACCGATTCATGATCTTCACCGGCACGGCTAATCCTCGCCTTGCTGTCGATGTCGTCAACCACCTTGATATGTCGCTGGGGAAAATGACGGTGGGTCGCTTCTCTGACGGGGAAGCCATGGTTGAAATCAACGAGAACGTGCGCGGTCGCGATGTTTTTGTTCTGCAACCCACCTGTGCTCCCACCAACGACAATCTGATGGAAATCATGGTGATGGTCGATGCCTTGCGCCGCGCTTCGGCCGGTCGCATCACCGCTGCCATCCCTTACTTTGGTTATGCCCGCCAGGATCGACGCCCCCGTTCGGCGCGTGTGTCGATCTCTGCCAAGGTCGTAGCCAATATGTTGCAAGTGGTCGGTGTTGATCGTGTCATGATGATGGATCTGCACGCTGACCAAATCCAGGGTTTCTTCGATATCCCTGTCGACAATATCTACGCTTCCCCCATTTTGCTGGGCGATATCTGGCGCTGTAACTACCAGGACATGGTGGTTGTCTCGCCTGACATCGGTGGTGTGGTGCGCGCACGAGCATTGGCCAAGCAACTGGAAGTGGATCTGGCCATTATCGACAAGCGCCGCCCACGTGCCAACGTATCCGAAGTCATGAACATCATTGGTGACGTCAACGGACGCACCTGCATTTTGATGGACGACATGGTGGATACAGCCGGTACGCTGTGCAAAGCGGCTGAAGCCCTGAAAGAGCGCGGTGCCAAGGCGGTTTACGCCTACTGTACGCACCCTGTGCTCTCGGGCGAGGCCATCGAACGTATTACGCATTCCCAGTTGAACGAGCTGGTGGTGACGGACACCATTCCTTTGTCCGCCAAGGCTCGCGAGTGCAGCAAGATTCGCCAGCTGTCCTGTGCAGCTCTGTTGGGCGAGACCATCTTGCGCATCTCGAACGCCGAGTCCGTCAGCTCCTTGTTCTCTGACTAA